Proteins found in one candidate division WOR-3 bacterium genomic segment:
- a CDS encoding PLP-dependent aminotransferase family protein, whose product MPLHYDLLFSENAKCFKKSAIRELLKLTAKPEIISFAGGLPHHDTFPIAHLKGIVTELLHNEGKKILQYSTTEGDQGLKEELCKWLAKDNIKVTPDQMLVVSASQQALDLVARIFLNPEDTCIVGLPTYLGFLQSASAVRGTMIGVPLDDDGIITEQVREQIKRLVKEGKKPKFIYVIPDFQNPAGVTLSLERRKQLLEIAKEFDVLIIEDSPYRKLRYSGKPIPTIFELDDGKGYVVTLYTFSKIFLPGFRLGWIVGPKHVIEKMILAKQGMDLCTSLFTQAIAREYIKADLLDERIDKNIELYSRKRLKMLEALEKYMPKMDGLSWTKPDGGLFLWVTLPVSMSADRMFYEAIKENVAYVIGSAFYCDGGGQNTMRLNFSYPSEEEIDTGIQRLAKAIEKEKEKIDSGLNNVIPQSP is encoded by the coding sequence ATGCCGCTCCATTACGATCTGCTTTTTTCCGAAAACGCCAAGTGTTTCAAAAAGTCAGCCATCAGAGAACTTCTCAAACTGACGGCAAAACCCGAGATAATATCATTCGCCGGAGGACTTCCCCACCACGACACATTTCCCATAGCCCATCTGAAAGGCATTGTCACGGAACTTCTTCACAACGAAGGAAAAAAAATACTCCAGTACTCGACGACCGAAGGAGATCAGGGTTTAAAAGAAGAACTGTGCAAATGGCTGGCAAAAGACAACATAAAAGTGACTCCGGATCAGATGCTCGTAGTCAGCGCCTCCCAGCAGGCACTCGATCTTGTAGCGAGGATTTTCCTCAATCCCGAGGACACATGCATAGTAGGGCTTCCGACGTATCTCGGATTTCTTCAGTCGGCAAGCGCCGTCCGGGGTACAATGATAGGAGTTCCTCTTGATGACGACGGGATAATAACCGAACAGGTGAGGGAACAGATAAAAAGACTCGTCAAAGAAGGAAAAAAACCCAAATTCATATACGTCATCCCCGATTTTCAAAATCCGGCAGGAGTTACGCTATCTCTTGAAAGAAGAAAGCAGCTTCTCGAAATAGCCAAAGAATTCGACGTTCTGATAATCGAGGATTCTCCATACAGAAAGTTGAGGTACAGCGGCAAGCCTATCCCAACAATTTTCGAACTCGACGACGGGAAAGGATACGTCGTCACTCTTTACACTTTTTCGAAAATTTTCCTGCCCGGTTTCAGGCTGGGCTGGATTGTGGGACCCAAACACGTAATAGAAAAAATGATCCTGGCCAAACAGGGTATGGACCTATGCACTTCCCTCTTTACTCAGGCTATAGCGAGAGAATACATCAAGGCCGATCTGTTAGACGAGAGAATAGATAAAAACATTGAACTCTACAGCAGAAAAAGATTGAAAATGCTCGAAGCGCTCGAAAAGTACATGCCCAAGATGGACGGTTTGTCCTGGACCAAACCCGACGGCGGGCTTTTTCTGTGGGTCACCCTTCCTGTGTCCATGAGCGCGGACAGAATGTTTTACGAGGCCATAAAAGAAAACGTAGCCTACGTCATAGGCAGTGCATTTTACTGCGACGGCGGAGGCCAGAACACTATGAGGCTGAATTTCTCCTACCCCTCGGAAGAAGAGATAGATACCGGAATTCAAAGACTGGCAAAAGCCATAGAGAAGGAAAAAGAAAAAATTGACAGTGGACTGAACAACGTAATTCCCCAATCCCCTTAA
- the rsgA gene encoding ribosome small subunit-dependent GTPase A: MHFWFDVCKTKYIDAENECKCKSLDLGLVISQERDRYKVLTSFAEITAEISGKLEYFASTPFDYPAVGDLVAVKTCSDNSPGIIQEIMPRQNFLARKEAGSGKKPTYIASGQIIAANVGTAFIVQGLDGNFNPRRIERYLTAINNSGIRPVVLLSKSDLVEDEELFEKTDLILKAAPGIAVIPYSSLNGNGIERILNELITGETFCLIGSSGTGKSTLINVLAGEQILETACVREKDSRGRHTTSRRQMIFLKDKIALIDTPGMREFGLFDEDADLDSVFEEISELSSRCKYADCTHVHEPGCSVLQAIEEGCLDQKRYKSYLKLRKEMEYESKLKSSARNDKNEWEKRIAKLARQRRDIIY; this comes from the coding sequence ATGCACTTCTGGTTTGACGTTTGTAAAACTAAATATATTGACGCAGAAAATGAATGTAAATGTAAAAGCTTGGACCTCGGCCTCGTAATATCACAGGAGAGAGACAGATACAAAGTTCTGACATCTTTTGCCGAAATTACGGCTGAAATCTCCGGTAAACTCGAATATTTTGCTTCTACGCCGTTTGATTACCCCGCGGTCGGCGACCTTGTCGCCGTCAAAACTTGCTCTGACAATTCACCGGGCATAATACAAGAGATAATGCCGAGGCAGAATTTTTTAGCGAGGAAAGAAGCGGGATCGGGCAAAAAACCGACATATATTGCTTCCGGGCAGATCATTGCGGCGAACGTCGGAACGGCCTTCATTGTTCAGGGTTTGGATGGCAATTTCAATCCGAGAAGGATAGAGAGATACCTGACAGCGATAAATAACAGCGGAATAAGACCGGTCGTTCTTTTGAGCAAAAGCGACCTCGTCGAAGACGAAGAACTTTTCGAAAAGACAGACCTAATATTGAAAGCTGCTCCCGGAATTGCAGTTATTCCATACAGTTCTTTGAACGGAAACGGCATCGAAAGAATATTAAATGAATTGATAACCGGAGAAACATTCTGCCTGATAGGATCTTCAGGGACAGGAAAATCAACTCTCATAAACGTACTCGCCGGTGAACAAATTTTAGAAACCGCCTGCGTGCGTGAAAAAGACTCAAGAGGCAGGCACACGACTTCGAGGAGACAGATGATATTTCTAAAAGACAAAATCGCTCTCATTGACACTCCTGGAATGAGGGAATTCGGGCTTTTCGATGAAGACGCCGATCTAGATTCAGTTTTTGAAGAAATATCCGAGCTTTCAAGCCGGTGTAAATATGCGGACTGTACTCACGTTCATGAACCTGGTTGCTCTGTTCTGCAAGCTATTGAAGAAGGTTGTCTCGATCAGAAAAGATACAAAAGCTATCTGAAGCTCAGGAAAGAAATGGAATATGAATCAAAATTGAAATCATCGGCCAGAAACGATAAAAACGAGTGGGAAAAGAGAATCGCAAAACTCGCCAGACAGAGGAGAGATATAATCTATTGA